The proteins below come from a single Pieris brassicae chromosome 1, ilPieBrab1.1, whole genome shotgun sequence genomic window:
- the LOC123710473 gene encoding D-aminoacyl-tRNA deacylase, protein MKALIQRVLNANVTVNGELVSNIGQGLCIFIGISNTDTAKDMEFMARKLLSLKLFNDETDKRWKRNVVDAGLELLCVSQFTLYHTWKGNKPDFHLAMPGERSKEFYEQFLELLRNQYKPEKVKDGVFGAYMQVSIQNDGPVTLEIESPPIHEKSKTKDKPKQAISEIENDER, encoded by the exons ATGAAAGCTCTTATTCAACGTGTACTAAATGCCAACGTTACAG TTAATGGTGAGCTAGTTAGTAATATTGGACAGGGATTATGCATCTTTATAGGTATTTCAAATACTGATACTGCTAAGGATATGGAGTTTAT ggCCCGTAAAttactttctttaaaattgtttaatgatGAAACAGACAAAAGATGGAAAAGAAATGTTGTAGATGCAGGTTTAGAATTGTTATGTGTTAGCCAATTTACCTTATATCATACATGGaag GGAAATAAGCCAGACTTCCACCTTGCAATGCCAGGAGAAAGATCAAAAGAGTTTTATGAACAGTTTTTAGAATTGTTAAGAAATCAATATAAACCAGAAAAGGTTAAag ATGGCGTTTTCGGAGCGTATATGCAAGTATCGATTCAAAATGATGGCCCTGTTACTTTAGAAATTGAATCACCTCCCATCCATGAAAAGTCTAAGACAAAGGACAAACCTAAACAAGCTATAAGTGAAATAGAAAATGATGAAAGATAG